One genomic region from Conexibacter woesei DSM 14684 encodes:
- a CDS encoding DegT/DnrJ/EryC1/StrS family aminotransferase produces the protein MSVETDVIPLAKPVLGREEEDRVLEVLRSGHLSLGPRVPAFEQAFAERLGAAHASAVSSGTAGLHLALRAAGVSEGDEVVTSPFSFVASANAILYERATPVFADIDPVTLNIDPAAAATAITERTSALLPVHIFGYPADTPALERHGLPIVEDACEALGASHPDGVAVGGRGHPAVFAFYANKQITTGEGGLIALGDAAHKERIDSERNQGRAPDMGWLDHDRLGFNYRLSDIACALGLAQLGRLDQMLADRARVAAAYRTAFAADPVEDLTLPCEDHDGNVRGWFVFVVQLPHAVDRDETIRALAARGIQSKPYLPAIHLMSFYRERFGHREGQFPVCEDVAARSIALPFFPAMTEGQVARVTQELRGVLAGAPAA, from the coding sequence GTGAGCGTCGAGACTGACGTGATCCCGCTCGCGAAGCCGGTCCTCGGCCGTGAGGAGGAGGACCGCGTGCTGGAGGTGCTGCGCTCCGGGCACCTCTCGCTCGGGCCGCGCGTGCCCGCCTTCGAGCAGGCGTTCGCCGAGCGGCTCGGCGCCGCGCACGCCTCCGCGGTGTCGAGCGGGACCGCCGGCCTGCACCTCGCGCTGCGCGCCGCCGGCGTCTCGGAGGGGGACGAGGTCGTCACGAGCCCGTTCTCGTTCGTCGCCTCCGCCAACGCGATCCTCTACGAGCGCGCGACGCCGGTCTTCGCCGACATCGACCCGGTCACGCTCAACATCGACCCGGCCGCCGCGGCGACGGCGATCACGGAGCGCACGAGCGCGCTGCTGCCGGTCCACATCTTCGGCTACCCGGCCGATACGCCGGCGCTGGAGCGGCACGGCCTGCCGATCGTCGAGGACGCCTGCGAGGCGCTCGGCGCGTCCCATCCCGACGGCGTTGCCGTCGGCGGGCGCGGCCACCCGGCGGTCTTCGCCTTCTACGCCAACAAGCAGATCACGACCGGCGAGGGTGGCCTGATCGCGCTCGGCGACGCCGCGCACAAGGAGCGGATCGACTCCGAGCGCAACCAGGGCCGCGCGCCCGACATGGGTTGGCTCGACCACGACCGGCTCGGCTTCAACTACCGCCTCTCGGACATCGCCTGCGCGCTCGGCCTCGCGCAGCTCGGGCGGCTCGACCAGATGCTCGCCGACCGCGCGCGTGTCGCCGCGGCGTACCGCACCGCGTTCGCCGCCGACCCGGTCGAGGACCTGACGCTGCCGTGCGAGGACCACGACGGCAACGTCCGCGGCTGGTTCGTCTTCGTCGTTCAGCTGCCGCACGCCGTCGACCGTGACGAGACGATCCGCGCGCTCGCCGCGCGCGGGATCCAGAGCAAGCCGTACCTGCCGGCGATCCACCTGATGAGCTTCTACCGCGAGCGCTTCGGCCATCGCGAGGGGCAGTTCCCGGTCTGCGAGGACGTCGCCGCGCGCTCGATCGCACTGCCGTTCTTCCCCGCGATGACCGAGGGTCAGGTCGCGCGCGTGACGCAGGAGCTGCGCGGCGTGCTGGCCGGCGCGCCCGCCGCGTAG
- the cimA gene encoding citramalate synthase: MTAIQLYDTTLRDGMQGEGMSLSAEEKLRVAHRLDALGVELIEAGFPSSNPKELELFELLSRETFAHAQIAAFGMTRRRDARAEDDAALRVLVDSFAPVCTIVGKTWSLHLEKVVKVDRDENLRMIEESVAFLVAEGKRVVYDAEHCFDGWHADRDYALRCLRAAAEAGAETVVPCDTNGAHLPGQIATAVADITAHLADTGVRIGIHCHDDAGVGVANSLAAVEAGATHVQGTMNGYGERCGNANLVSIVPNLQLKLGHDCIAPAQLATLTETAHYLDELLNRTPNADQPYIGKNAFAHKGGMHVAGVMADATTFEHMDPALVGNRRELLISELSGKGTVAARAEEAGIALDDAAARRVIERVKELEHRGYHYEAADGSFELLLRKESGEYEQLFTLESWRVIVEQRADGKVETEATIKIWVDGERYVRTGEGNGPVHALDNALRAVLSDTHPHLDDTGLVNFKVRILDETKGTEAVTRVLLDASDGHDVWGSIGVSENVIAASWDALVDSLEYATQAGRETAAPADAATERASS; the protein is encoded by the coding sequence ATGACCGCCATCCAGCTGTACGACACCACCCTCCGCGACGGCATGCAGGGCGAGGGGATGTCGCTGTCCGCAGAGGAGAAGCTGCGCGTCGCGCACAGGCTCGACGCGCTCGGCGTCGAGCTGATCGAGGCCGGCTTCCCCAGCTCCAACCCGAAGGAGCTGGAGCTGTTCGAGCTGCTCTCGCGCGAGACGTTCGCGCACGCGCAGATCGCGGCGTTCGGGATGACCCGCCGCCGCGACGCGCGCGCAGAGGACGACGCCGCGCTGCGCGTGCTGGTCGACTCGTTCGCGCCCGTCTGCACGATCGTCGGCAAGACCTGGAGCCTGCACCTGGAGAAGGTCGTCAAGGTCGACCGCGACGAGAACCTGCGGATGATCGAGGAGTCGGTCGCGTTCCTCGTCGCCGAGGGCAAGCGCGTCGTCTATGACGCCGAGCACTGCTTCGACGGCTGGCACGCCGACCGCGACTACGCGCTGCGCTGCCTGCGCGCGGCGGCGGAGGCCGGCGCCGAGACGGTCGTCCCGTGCGACACCAACGGCGCCCACCTTCCGGGCCAGATCGCGACGGCAGTCGCCGACATCACGGCGCACCTCGCCGACACCGGCGTGCGCATCGGGATCCACTGCCACGACGACGCCGGCGTCGGCGTCGCCAACTCGCTCGCCGCGGTCGAGGCCGGCGCGACGCACGTGCAGGGGACGATGAACGGCTACGGCGAGCGCTGCGGCAACGCCAACCTCGTCTCGATCGTCCCGAACCTCCAGCTGAAGCTCGGCCACGACTGCATCGCGCCCGCGCAGCTCGCGACGTTGACCGAGACCGCGCACTACCTCGACGAGCTGCTCAACCGCACCCCCAACGCCGACCAGCCGTACATCGGCAAGAACGCGTTCGCGCACAAGGGCGGCATGCACGTCGCCGGCGTGATGGCGGACGCGACGACGTTCGAGCACATGGATCCGGCGCTCGTCGGCAACCGCCGCGAGCTGCTGATCTCCGAGCTGTCGGGCAAGGGGACGGTCGCCGCCCGCGCGGAGGAGGCCGGGATCGCGCTCGATGACGCCGCCGCGCGGCGGGTGATCGAGCGCGTCAAGGAGCTGGAGCACAGGGGCTATCACTACGAGGCCGCCGACGGCTCGTTCGAGCTGCTGCTGCGCAAGGAGTCGGGCGAGTACGAGCAGCTGTTCACGCTCGAGTCGTGGCGCGTGATCGTCGAGCAGCGCGCCGACGGCAAGGTCGAGACCGAGGCGACGATCAAGATCTGGGTCGACGGTGAGCGCTACGTCCGCACCGGCGAGGGCAACGGCCCGGTCCATGCGCTCGACAACGCGCTGCGCGCCGTCCTCAGCGACACGCACCCGCACCTCGACGACACCGGCCTCGTCAACTTCAAGGTCCGCATCCTCGATGAGACGAAGGGGACCGAGGCGGTCACGCGCGTGCTGCTCGACGCCTCCGACGGCCACGACGTGTGGGGTTCGATCGGCGTCTCGGAGAACGTCATCGCCGCCTCCTGGGACGCGCTCGTCGACTCGCTCGAGTACGCGACCCAGGCTGGGCGCGAGACTGCCGCGCCCGCCGACGCCGCGACGGAGCGCGCCTCCTCGTGA
- the ilvE gene encoding branched-chain-amino-acid transaminase yields the protein MEQADLIWMNGELVAWEDAKVHVLTHALHYGTGVFEGIRAYETERGTAVFRNDEHVDRLFRSAALYYMPVPYTREQIKAAIHELIGRNGLPACYIRPIVYRGAGVMGLNPLDAPVEVSIAAWSWGAYLGDEGKTKGVRAKVSSWRRISGDSLIPHAKASGQYLNSVLAKIESHKAGYEEGILLDQHGYVCEGTGENLFLVQDGKIVTPSQTNGILNGINRQSVIEIAKDEGVELVERDIARAELYLCDEIFMTGTAAELTPIREIDDRPVGSGEPGPVTKRLQKVFDDALHARDERYLKWNDIVAVPAKTA from the coding sequence GTGGAGCAAGCGGACCTCATCTGGATGAACGGGGAGCTCGTCGCCTGGGAGGACGCGAAGGTCCACGTATTGACCCACGCGCTGCACTACGGCACCGGCGTCTTCGAGGGCATTCGCGCCTACGAGACCGAACGGGGGACCGCCGTCTTCCGCAACGACGAGCACGTCGATCGTCTGTTCAGATCGGCCGCGCTCTACTACATGCCGGTGCCGTACACGCGCGAGCAGATCAAGGCCGCGATCCACGAGCTGATCGGCCGCAACGGGCTGCCCGCCTGCTACATCCGGCCGATCGTCTACCGCGGCGCCGGCGTGATGGGGCTCAACCCGCTCGACGCTCCGGTCGAGGTCTCGATCGCGGCCTGGTCGTGGGGCGCCTACCTCGGCGACGAGGGCAAGACGAAGGGCGTCCGCGCCAAGGTCTCCAGTTGGCGCCGCATCAGCGGCGACTCGCTGATCCCGCACGCGAAGGCCTCCGGCCAGTACCTCAACAGCGTGCTGGCGAAGATCGAGTCGCACAAGGCCGGCTACGAGGAGGGGATCCTGCTCGACCAGCACGGCTACGTCTGCGAGGGCACGGGCGAGAACCTCTTCCTCGTGCAGGACGGCAAGATCGTGACGCCGTCGCAGACGAACGGGATCCTCAACGGCATCAACCGCCAGTCGGTGATCGAGATCGCCAAGGACGAGGGCGTCGAGCTGGTCGAGCGCGACATCGCGCGCGCCGAGCTGTACCTCTGCGACGAGATCTTCATGACGGGGACGGCCGCCGAGCTGACGCCGATCCGCGAGATAGACGACCGCCCGGTCGGCTCCGGCGAGCCCGGTCCGGTCACCAAGCGCCTCCAGAAGGTGTTCGACGACGCGCTCCACGCGCGCGACGAGCGCTACCTGAAGTGGAACGACATCGTGGCGGTTCCGGCCAAGACTGCGTAG
- the leuB gene encoding 3-isopropylmalate dehydrogenase, producing the protein MTKTIALLPGDGIGPEITAPTVELLNKLGDFTFEEHLFGGISIDAHGTALTDEVTAACQRADAVLLAAVGGPKWDTTDPTKPRPEQGLLGLRKALGLYANLRPVRPVPALYDASPLKREIIDGTNLLVVRELTGGLYFGDRGRRGDTAWDTMIYSVAEIERIVRTAFEAARSRVTSVDKANVLESSRLWREVVKRVHAEEFPNIELEHVLVDNAAMQLVSNPRHFEIIVTENMFGDILSDEAAMLTGSIGLLPSASLGGDGPGLFEPVHGSAPDIAGKGIANPLAMFLSAALLLRHGFAMETEAAAVESAVDRALADGLRTADLGGAATTAEASQAVLNYL; encoded by the coding sequence ATGACGAAGACCATCGCACTCCTCCCCGGTGACGGCATCGGGCCGGAGATCACAGCCCCCACGGTCGAGCTGCTGAACAAGCTCGGCGACTTCACGTTCGAGGAGCACCTCTTCGGCGGGATCTCGATCGACGCCCACGGCACGGCGCTGACCGACGAGGTGACGGCGGCGTGCCAGCGCGCCGACGCCGTGCTGCTGGCCGCGGTCGGCGGCCCGAAGTGGGACACGACCGACCCGACCAAGCCGCGCCCGGAGCAGGGCCTGCTCGGGCTGCGCAAGGCGCTCGGCCTGTACGCCAACCTGCGGCCGGTGCGCCCGGTCCCGGCGCTCTACGATGCCAGCCCGCTCAAGCGCGAGATCATCGACGGCACGAACCTGCTCGTCGTGCGCGAGCTGACCGGCGGCCTCTACTTCGGCGACCGCGGCCGCAGAGGCGACACCGCGTGGGACACGATGATCTACTCGGTCGCGGAGATCGAGCGGATCGTGCGGACGGCGTTCGAGGCCGCCAGAAGCCGCGTCACCTCCGTCGACAAGGCGAACGTGCTGGAGTCCTCCCGGCTCTGGCGCGAGGTCGTCAAGCGCGTCCACGCCGAGGAGTTCCCCAACATCGAGCTGGAGCACGTGCTCGTCGACAACGCGGCGATGCAGCTCGTCTCCAACCCGCGCCACTTCGAGATCATCGTCACCGAGAACATGTTCGGCGACATCCTCAGCGACGAGGCGGCGATGCTGACGGGCTCGATCGGCCTGCTGCCGAGCGCCTCGCTGGGCGGCGACGGCCCCGGCCTGTTCGAGCCGGTGCACGGCTCCGCTCCGGACATCGCTGGCAAGGGGATCGCCAACCCGCTGGCGATGTTCCTGTCGGCCGCGCTGCTGCTGCGGCACGGCTTCGCGATGGAGACCGAGGCCGCAGCGGTAGAATCCGCGGTCGATCGCGCGCTGGCCGACGGCCTGCGTACGGCCGACCTCGGAGGAGCCGCGACCACCGCGGAGGCCTCCCAGGCCGTCCTGAACTACCTGTAA
- the leuD gene encoding 3-isopropylmalate dehydratase small subunit: MEPFETITSRPSVLMRDDVDTDQIMPKQFLKRVERTGFGEFLFFDWAKEDGWDLPRTQVLVTGRNFGSGSSREHAPWGLEDYGFKAVIAESFADIFRSNCTKIGLLPIQLDRGTVESIATSDTVQVDLASQEVRWDSGVAGFEIDPDIKHRLLNGLDDIALTLQQGDALAAYEQDRERSGPVTTAL; the protein is encoded by the coding sequence ATGGAACCGTTCGAGACGATCACGTCGAGACCGTCGGTGCTGATGCGCGACGACGTCGACACGGACCAGATCATGCCCAAGCAGTTCCTCAAGCGGGTCGAGCGGACCGGCTTCGGCGAGTTCCTCTTCTTCGACTGGGCGAAGGAGGACGGCTGGGACCTGCCGAGAACGCAGGTGCTCGTCACCGGCCGCAACTTCGGCTCGGGCTCCTCGCGCGAGCACGCGCCGTGGGGGCTGGAGGACTACGGCTTCAAGGCCGTCATCGCCGAGAGCTTCGCCGACATCTTCAGATCGAACTGCACGAAGATCGGCCTGCTGCCGATCCAGCTCGACCGCGGCACGGTCGAGTCGATCGCCACCTCTGACACGGTCCAGGTCGACCTCGCCAGCCAGGAGGTCCGCTGGGACTCCGGCGTCGCCGGATTCGAGATCGACCCGGACATCAAGCACCGCCTGCTCAACGGCCTCGACGACATCGCGCTGACGCTCCAGCAGGGCGACGCGCTCGCCGCCTACGAGCAGGACCGCGAGCGCAGCGGCCCCGTCACGACGGCGCTGTAG
- the leuC gene encoding 3-isopropylmalate dehydratase large subunit gives MPTTLFDKIWAAHEVAPGLIYVDLHLVHEVTSPQAFDGLRLAGRAVRRPDRTLATADHNTPTDGTPVARLIKDELSRVQVQTLESNCEEFGVPVYSLGSERQGIVHVIGPNLGVTQPGMTIVCGDSHTATHGAFGSLAFGIGTSEVEHVLATQCLVQKKPKSMLIKYEGELGFGVTAKDLILGTIGQMGTDGATGYVVEFAGPVIEGLSMEGRMTICNMTIEGGGRAGMIAPDDKTFEFVRGRPAAPQGAEFDEAVKQWRTLRTDEGAHFDKVVVVDASALAPQVTWGTAPDMVTDVASAVPQPKHEGHERALHYMGLEAGTPIEEITLDRVFIGSCTNSRIGDLRAAAEVVKGRKVAASVNAMVVPGSQEVKLQAEQEGLDEVFREAGFDWRVAGCSMCLGMNPDTLSPGERCASTSNRNFEGRQGRGGRTHLVSPQMAAAAAIEGRFVDIRTWS, from the coding sequence ATGCCCACGACCCTGTTCGACAAGATCTGGGCCGCCCATGAGGTGGCGCCCGGACTGATCTACGTGGACCTGCACCTCGTCCACGAGGTCACGAGCCCGCAGGCGTTCGACGGGCTCCGCCTCGCCGGCCGCGCCGTCCGCCGGCCTGACCGCACGCTCGCGACCGCCGACCACAACACGCCGACGGACGGCACCCCGGTCGCGAGGCTGATCAAGGACGAGCTGTCGCGCGTGCAGGTGCAGACGCTGGAGAGCAACTGCGAGGAGTTCGGCGTCCCGGTCTACTCGCTCGGCTCCGAGCGCCAGGGCATCGTGCACGTGATAGGGCCGAACCTCGGCGTCACGCAGCCGGGCATGACGATCGTCTGCGGCGACTCCCACACCGCCACGCACGGCGCGTTCGGCTCGCTCGCGTTCGGCATCGGCACGAGCGAGGTCGAGCACGTGCTGGCGACGCAGTGCCTCGTGCAGAAGAAGCCGAAGTCGATGCTGATCAAGTACGAGGGCGAGCTCGGCTTCGGCGTCACCGCGAAGGACTTGATCCTCGGCACGATCGGCCAGATGGGCACTGACGGCGCGACCGGCTACGTCGTCGAGTTCGCCGGCCCGGTGATCGAGGGGCTCTCGATGGAGGGCCGCATGACGATCTGCAACATGACGATCGAGGGCGGCGGCCGCGCGGGCATGATCGCGCCGGACGACAAGACGTTCGAGTTCGTCCGCGGCCGTCCGGCCGCACCGCAGGGCGCCGAGTTCGACGAGGCCGTCAAGCAGTGGCGGACGCTCAGAACCGACGAGGGCGCCCACTTCGACAAGGTCGTCGTCGTCGACGCGAGCGCGCTCGCCCCGCAGGTCACGTGGGGCACCGCGCCGGACATGGTCACCGACGTCGCGAGCGCCGTCCCGCAGCCCAAGCACGAGGGCCACGAGCGCGCGCTGCACTACATGGGCCTGGAGGCCGGCACGCCGATCGAGGAGATCACGCTCGACCGCGTCTTCATCGGCTCCTGCACGAACTCGCGGATCGGCGACCTGCGCGCCGCGGCCGAGGTCGTCAAGGGCCGGAAGGTCGCCGCCAGCGTCAACGCGATGGTCGTCCCGGGCTCCCAGGAGGTCAAGCTGCAGGCCGAGCAGGAGGGCCTCGACGAGGTCTTCCGCGAAGCGGGCTTCGACTGGCGCGTTGCGGGCTGCTCGATGTGCCTCGGCATGAACCCGGACACGCTCAGCCCAGGCGAGCGCTGCGCCTCGACCTCGAACCGCAACTTCGAGGGCCGGCAGGGCCGCGGCGGGCGCACGCACCTCGTCTCTCCCCAGATGGCCGCCGCCGCCGCCATCGAGGGCCGTTTCGTCGACATCCGCACGTGGAGCTGA
- a CDS encoding helix-turn-helix domain-containing protein — protein sequence MATVDASSVAAIGSRVRALREAMDLSLRDLAERSGVSAPMLSQVERGETSPTLQVATRIAHGLDLRLSQLLRLDEEGAVTIVRVQERRRGPSSVGGHRYEVLTPPLPGQRSELSRHVLTPGTATGGPGDPPVHEPGSRETALIESGRVVLHCDGTAYALDAGDTVTFDADLPHHFENPGPEEASLLAVVSAGLRRS from the coding sequence ATGGCAACCGTCGACGCCAGCTCCGTCGCCGCGATCGGCTCCCGCGTCCGCGCCCTGCGCGAGGCGATGGACCTGTCGCTGCGCGACCTCGCCGAGCGCTCTGGCGTCTCCGCGCCGATGCTCTCGCAGGTCGAGCGCGGCGAGACGAGCCCGACGCTGCAGGTCGCCACGCGGATCGCGCACGGCCTCGACCTGCGGCTCTCCCAGCTGCTGCGCCTCGACGAGGAGGGCGCGGTCACGATCGTCCGCGTGCAGGAGCGCCGCAGAGGGCCGTCGAGCGTCGGCGGGCACAGGTACGAGGTGCTGACGCCGCCGCTGCCCGGCCAGCGCTCCGAGCTCTCGCGCCACGTGCTCACGCCCGGCACCGCCACCGGCGGCCCCGGCGACCCGCCCGTGCACGAGCCCGGCAGCCGCGAGACCGCCCTGATCGAGTCGGGCCGCGTCGTGCTGCACTGCGACGGGACCGCCTACGCGCTCGACGCGGGGGACACGGTCACGTTCGACGCCGACTTGCCGCACCACTTCGAGAACCCCGGTCCCGAGGAGGCGTCGCTGCTGGCGGTCGTCTCCGCCGGACTCCGACGCAGCTGA
- a CDS encoding cupredoxin domain-containing protein has translation MTRRLSALLLVPMLVAAAVFVVPAHGAKPKSKTVGVIDYSFTPARLTVRPGTKIVWKWSSANSAPHDVQLTKGPKGVKRFTSPVATAGITYARTLTAKGTYRLLCTYHANVMRQTIIVK, from the coding sequence ATGACCCGCCGACTCTCCGCCCTGCTGCTTGTCCCGATGCTGGTCGCGGCCGCCGTCTTCGTCGTGCCGGCGCACGGTGCCAAGCCGAAGAGCAAGACGGTCGGCGTGATCGACTACAGCTTCACCCCGGCCAGACTCACGGTCAGACCGGGGACGAAGATCGTCTGGAAGTGGTCCTCGGCCAACAGCGCGCCGCATGACGTGCAGCTCACGAAGGGGCCGAAGGGCGTGAAGAGATTCACGTCGCCGGTCGCCACCGCGGGCATCACGTACGCGAGAACGCTGACGGCGAAGGGCACGTACAGACTGCTCTGCACGTATCACGCGAACGTGATGCGGCAGACGATCATCGTGAAGTAG
- a CDS encoding right-handed parallel beta-helix repeat-containing protein, whose amino-acid sequence MRLTRAAVAALAIALTVPAAATAADYPGPTDPGKVKPRPGGGKTFKVCTKQQAKAVKQARRGRRAPNCSLTIQQAVDKTLPGDTVRVPAGTYRESVEISGGRHAGIKLIGSPSNPRKTILDLGRLSRAKRQNAVMINAADGVTVKGFYARNYLGNGFFAINVTGYTLQNLVAGWGGTYGVYAFNSKGGTIADSEAFYNNDSGFYIGQTPKQSKPVRSIVRNVTAWGNQLGFSGTNMRYTTITRGRWYNNGLGIVPNALDSEKWPPPEQNVISDNDVFWNNFNYFRGAPFEVRQGAKGLSYPVGSGILLYGSQRTTVENNRVFGHFLVGIGAVDAIELRNADQASIRDVTVRGNAFGRDGTDLNNIDLFYAGSIRGENRNNCFSDNTGVQKTVPANGSTLKPCPYSGPNAANGEAFATAIRWISDPTHEAGWVVRDHPPYQGITPLVHYTGKKK is encoded by the coding sequence ATGCGGCTCACCCGCGCCGCGGTCGCCGCCCTGGCGATCGCGCTCACCGTGCCGGCGGCGGCCACCGCGGCCGACTACCCGGGCCCGACCGACCCGGGCAAGGTCAAGCCCCGCCCCGGCGGTGGCAAGACGTTCAAGGTCTGCACCAAGCAGCAGGCGAAGGCCGTCAAGCAGGCCAGAAGAGGCAGACGGGCGCCGAACTGCTCGCTCACGATCCAGCAGGCGGTCGACAAGACGCTGCCGGGCGACACGGTCCGCGTGCCCGCCGGCACCTACCGCGAGTCGGTCGAGATCAGCGGCGGCAGACACGCCGGCATCAAGCTGATCGGCTCGCCGTCGAACCCGCGCAAGACGATCCTCGACCTCGGCAGACTGAGCAGAGCCAAGCGCCAGAACGCCGTCATGATCAACGCCGCGGATGGCGTCACCGTGAAGGGCTTCTACGCTCGCAACTACCTCGGCAACGGCTTCTTCGCGATCAACGTCACCGGCTACACGCTGCAGAACCTCGTCGCCGGCTGGGGCGGCACCTACGGCGTCTACGCGTTCAACTCCAAGGGCGGCACGATCGCCGACTCCGAGGCGTTCTACAACAACGACTCCGGCTTCTACATCGGCCAGACGCCGAAGCAGTCCAAGCCGGTCCGCTCGATCGTCCGCAACGTGACGGCGTGGGGCAACCAGCTCGGCTTCTCCGGCACGAACATGCGCTACACCACGATCACGAGAGGGCGCTGGTACAACAACGGCCTCGGGATCGTGCCGAACGCGCTCGACTCCGAGAAGTGGCCGCCGCCGGAGCAGAACGTGATCTCCGACAACGACGTCTTCTGGAACAACTTCAACTACTTCAGAGGCGCGCCGTTCGAGGTCCGCCAGGGCGCGAAGGGCCTCAGCTACCCGGTCGGCTCGGGCATCCTGCTCTACGGCAGCCAGAGAACGACGGTCGAGAACAACCGCGTCTTCGGCCACTTCCTGGTCGGGATCGGCGCAGTCGACGCGATCGAGCTGAGAAACGCCGACCAGGCGTCGATCCGTGACGTGACCGTCCGCGGCAACGCGTTCGGGCGCGACGGCACCGACCTCAACAACATCGACCTCTTCTACGCCGGCTCGATCAGAGGCGAGAACCGCAACAACTGCTTCTCCGACAACACGGGCGTGCAGAAGACGGTCCCGGCCAACGGCTCGACACTCAAGCCGTGTCCGTACTCCGGCCCCAACGCGGCCAACGGCGAGGCGTTCGCGACGGCGATCAGATGGATCTCCGACCCGACGCACGAGGCGGGCTGGGTCGTGCGCGATCATCCCCCGTACCAGGGCATCACGCCGCTGGTCCACTACACCGGCAAGAAGAAGTAA